GAGAGGCTGACTCTAGAATATGGATATCATCATTTGCTTTAACTTGAAAGTTTCCTGCAATTATAACAAGAGCTATTATTGTTAAAATTATTACAATTGATACTTTAGATATATTTTTCCAAATTTCTAGATATTTATCTGAGCAAATTAATAAAATAGGCTTTTTATTAGGAGTTGGTGTTTTTTGTATTACATATGGAAATAAACATATAACAGTTAAATAAGAAATAGATAATCCTGTTATCGCAAATACTGCTAACTGATGCAGCCCCGGAAATGGTGCTATTGATATTACTATAAAAGAAATAATTACATTTAGTAAACCTAACGTAATACCCCAAAATATTCGTTTAAATCCTAATGCTGGTGTCCATTTTTCATCTCCCAATAACCTTTCAGAGTAATAGAAAAATGCATAATCTACAGAGATACCTATTAAACTAGCTCCAAATACTAGAGTAAATAGAAAAACACTTCCAAACCATAGATAAGTAACGACAAAAGCCACTATAAAACCACTAGCAACTGATACTAGAGTAAATACGAGAGGACGTAATGATCTAAATGTAAATAAAACAAGTAAAATAATTCCTACTAGAGAGCCAACACCTATAGTACTTACTTCATGCTGGGCTGTATCTGAGCCATTTTGAGCATAAAATAGCATTCCAGTTCTTAAAACTTTTACCCCATTTTGGGATATTTCTGCTGTTGCACTATCTATAGCTTTAATAATAGCCTCTTGAGTTGTCAGTGAGAAACTATTACCTGATATTTGGGTTTGTAACATTACATACCAACGTTCACCATATTTAGTGGTCAAATAGCCTTTATGTAAATCTAAAGCTGATGATGGTCGTGGTAAGCTTAATAAATAATTTTGATATAAAAAGAATGGATCATTATCTAATAATTTACGATTAGCTATTCCCATTGGACTATATAAAGATACTAAAGCATTTTCAACAATTTTATTTTCATTATTATTGACTAATAATTTTTCATCACTTGGTTTTAAAAGCTGTAATCTATAAGGAAAGTAAAAAGTTCCCCAAGATTGTTGTTCTGCCTCATTTACTCCTTTAAAAATATGTTTAAATAGCTGACTTTGCTTTAATTTATCACTAAATTCTTCAGTCGCTTTAATTGCTTGATCTTCATCTGGTGCGCTAATCAAAAATATAACTTTATTCCCCATACGTGATGAGAATGCTTCTGATGCCGCAGAAAAAGCTGGATTAACTTGCTTTTGAGGCAAGAGAGAAAGCACATTAGTATTAAGAGGAAAACCTTTAAAAATTAATGTGCCAAATACAATAGATGAGCTAATTATAATAACTAGCCACGCTAGAAAACGTAGCCTAAACTTGTAATCCATTATTTAACAACCACATCACTAAATTTAATATCTACAATATTATCTTCAGTATCAATAACTTTAACAAAAGTTATAGTATTAGATCCTTTCAAATAAATACTTTTTATAGCTTTACCTATAAGATTAGCTTTCGGAGTTAAAGTAATTTCCCAATCTTTAGTATCTCCTTTAAATGAAGCATTAAAGTATTGTTCTATAGAATCTGTATTTCCTTGTAATATTGACATAAAAACTTGAGTAAAACTAAAAACAACTGGTTGCTGATCTCTAGTAATAACTGTAGGAGGATTATCCATAACAGTTTGTTCAAGACGATCTTTAGTTACTTTAAGTACTGATTTAAAAGGTTTATCTTGATCCCAATATAGTCCTGAATCTGGAGATAGTTTAAATGTCCCTGATGATATTAAAGGGTTTTC
This region of Francisella frigiditurris genomic DNA includes:
- a CDS encoding outer membrane lipoprotein carrier protein LolA, with product MFRILTTIISFLIIITSWATPIAEQPNFVAVEKQLTKNSNITGKFEQIRHIDGLENPLISSGTFKLSPDSGLYWDQDKPFKSVLKVTKDRLEQTVMDNPPTVITRDQQPVVFSFTQVFMSILQGNTDSIEQYFNASFKGDTKDWEITLTPKANLIGKAIKSIYLKGSNTITFVKVIDTEDNIVDIKFSDVVVK
- a CDS encoding MMPL family transporter; the encoded protein is MDYKFRLRFLAWLVIIISSSIVFGTLIFKGFPLNTNVLSLLPQKQVNPAFSAASEAFSSRMGNKVIFLISAPDEDQAIKATEEFSDKLKQSQLFKHIFKGVNEAEQQSWGTFYFPYRLQLLKPSDEKLLVNNNENKIVENALVSLYSPMGIANRKLLDNDPFFLYQNYLLSLPRPSSALDLHKGYLTTKYGERWYVMLQTQISGNSFSLTTQEAIIKAIDSATAEISQNGVKVLRTGMLFYAQNGSDTAQHEVSTIGVGSLVGIILLVLFTFRSLRPLVFTLVSVASGFIVAFVVTYLWFGSVFLFTLVFGASLIGISVDYAFFYYSERLLGDEKWTPALGFKRIFWGITLGLLNVIISFIVISIAPFPGLHQLAVFAITGLSISYLTVICLFPYVIQKTPTPNKKPILLICSDKYLEIWKNISKVSIVIILTIIALVIIAGNFQVKANDDIHILESASQELKNTENTVKKITGSNMGMSYLIVLADNNEILLQRANNISEKIYKEFSNINNPLISISDYIPNVYKQKNNYDLVKKLISTQLINYLEKIGYDNSQAQKVKKNLDNISFKQLTLDSWLDAPVSQQLKFLWLGDQEGQKAMAITLSERINLDQLESIVKNQEGVYLVNKADEISDIFAHYRVMINNLLFLVAALLWILLSFRYSFKKAFIYLITPVLACSGALGILGWFDIPLTLFSLLALILVLGISMDYVIFLAESKKQYQSTMLALLLSAITTVLSFGLLSLSSTPAIHYFGLTVLVGIVLAFLLAPLALRLTEYEN